A stretch of Lewinella sp. 4G2 DNA encodes these proteins:
- a CDS encoding Uma2 family endonuclease → MGIENLKNNTYGLLSVVGPVETLLPMSLEEFTQFCETYPHIIAERESSGKVIIATPVKSASGENEGHVSGYLYAWNLTNGKPGKVYSPSTGFLLAGEQIRCGDAVWVSNERLKDFLGKPDHQSKWVTAVPNFVAEIRSGSDRLVNLKDKMENVWMANGVSLAWLIDVIEEVVYIYRPNQAEPEVVRNFDGSILQGEDVLQGFQFPLVELNL, encoded by the coding sequence ATGGGAATCGAAAATTTGAAGAACAATACATACGGATTGTTAAGTGTTGTCGGCCCGGTCGAAACGCTACTCCCTATGAGCCTGGAGGAGTTTACTCAATTCTGCGAAACGTACCCACACATCATTGCGGAACGAGAATCTTCTGGAAAAGTAATCATCGCGACGCCCGTCAAATCTGCCTCTGGAGAAAATGAAGGTCACGTCTCCGGCTACCTCTACGCTTGGAACCTTACCAATGGTAAACCAGGGAAAGTGTATAGCCCATCTACCGGATTTTTATTAGCCGGGGAGCAAATACGTTGCGGCGATGCCGTATGGGTGTCCAACGAACGGCTAAAGGATTTTCTGGGTAAGCCCGATCATCAATCAAAGTGGGTGACGGCAGTACCCAACTTTGTTGCCGAAATAAGATCGGGTAGTGATCGCCTGGTCAACCTAAAAGACAAGATGGAAAACGTATGGATGGCAAATGGGGTCTCGCTAGCGTGGCTGATTGACGTCATCGAAGAAGTAGTCTACATCTATCGCCCAAACCAAGCCGAACCCGAAGTAGTCCGCAATTTCGATGGTTCAATTCTACAAGGGGAAGATGTACTTCAAGGCTTCCAGTTTCCCTTAGTAGAATTGAACCTGTAG